A region of the Clostridiales bacterium genome:
GCCGCCCAAGTTCAAGCCCATAGCCGCCTCGGTTTTGCTGCCCACGATGCCGTCGGGCGTAAGCCCGTTCTTTCTTTGGAAATATTGGACGGCCGCCCTTGTTTTGGGACCGAAGATGCCGTCTACCGCGCCGTTGTAATAACCCCATTTTTTAAGGACGGTTTGCACGGCGCGCACATTGGCGGGAGTGTCGCCTTTTATAATATTTCTGCCGCGAGAAGATGTTTGGGAATAGCTTAAATTCAGCCCCATAGCCGCCTCGGTTTTGCTGCCCACGATGCCGTCGGGCGTAAGCCCGTTCTTTCTTTGGAAATATTTAACGGCCGCTCTGGTTTGGGAGCCAAAGATTCCGTCTATTTTACCGTTATAATACCCCCATTTTTTTAGGACGGTTTGCACGGCTACGATATTGGAATATGTATCCCCTTTTATAATATTGGCGGCCTCAACCTCGCGAGTATAAGAAAAAGTAAGACCGAAAATCATAATCAAAGTCAAAAATATCGCCGCAATTTTCTTATGTTTTGTTTTTGCCATCTTCCACCTCGTATGTATTTAATTTTCTTTTTTCCATTGTTTTATTAGTTCGTATATTTTGGATTTGTATTTTATATAACCGCCGCCTTGGTCCTGAGCGTCCAAAAAACACAAAGGCGGATAAATTACGCACCACCAATTATCGCCCTCGCCCCGCCCCAAATCAATTATCAACGCCGTATATACGCCCTCTTTTAGCGTATAGCCGTCATAATATCTGGTCGGAAAATATTCTTTTTTCAAAGACACATTTGCGCCGTAACCATACCCGTTTTTATATGCCGCGCGCGCGCAAATATCTTTTAGCTCGTCTTGGCTGTCGTATATTAACTTATAAACATCGTCAAAACCATGGCAATTGGCAAGGCGCGGCGTTAGGTACTGCAAAACTTCGTCTTTGACCTTGTATTTTAGGGCTTGGTCTTGGGGGCGGTCGCTGTTTGCCCGTATATGCAGCCTAATGCACTCGCCATCGTTTTTTTT
Encoded here:
- a CDS encoding stage II sporulation protein R, whose translation is MKSKIVYIVLAAFGILLIFLVNFTINGKKNDGECIRLHIRANSDRPQDQALKYKVKDEVLQYLTPRLANCHGFDDVYKLIYDSQDELKDICARAAYKNGYGYGANVSLKKEYFPTRYYDGYTLKEGVYTALIIDLGRGEGDNWWCVIYPPLCFLDAQDQGGGYIKYKSKIYELIKQWKKEN